The DNA sequence GTGCCACGGTTGGTCACAAGAAAGTCCACCTCCTTGCCTTGGCCCTGCCGCACCCGGCCGATGTCCACCCGCTGTTCCTCCACACCGCCCACATCGCGTCCGCCACCCCAGTCGATCGCTTCGATCTCGATCCTGCGCTCGCTCGCCGCCGCCACACTGTACACCGATCGCCGCAGATCTCCCAGATCGTCGCTCACATCGGTGGCGGAGCGGTCCTCGCCAAAGGGCAGCGTGCGTATCGTAAGCCGTGCGCCATTGGCCGCCTGGCCATCGAGGTAGGGCCGCAGCACACCCTGGTCCACATGCCGCAGGTGGTTGCGCAAGCTGGCGATGCGGCGCATGGAGAGATTCAGGTTGTAGTCGCTCTTCGCCAGGGGGCTGGCATGGCCGCGCACGTCGAGGGTGATGGAGAGCCCCGCTTCCAAGGCTTCGCGCAGCGCGATGGTGAGCTTGGCGAGTTCCAGGAAGCCGTTGTCCACCTGGTCGCGGAAGAAATCGCGCAATTCCTCCACTTCACCCTCGCGTTCATATTCGGGGATCAGCCCCCGGTAACGGCGGTAAGTGGTGGCGTAGTCCTGTGGGGTGGTGGTGCTCCAACTGCGCGGCTCAGGGTCGTCGTTGTGGAAGTAGAGCTTCAACGGGAAACGGGAGCGGATGTCCTGCAGGTGGTCCATCGCCACGGCCGCTGCGGGCGCGGAGGCGATCAAGGTGTCCACGGCCGCTTCCTTCGGCAGGCGCAGGCGGTAGAGGTCGTTGCAACAGGTCTCGCCCTTGGCAGCCAGCGAACCCACGCGGTTGCTGGTGAGCCATAGCTCACCGCGCACATGGTGGAGCGTGGGGTATAGGTCGTTGGCGGGGCTGTTCACCGGCACACCGGCATGCACGGGCTGTGCGAACACATCGTTGCCGAAGCTGGCGCTGAAGATGTCGTAACCGCCCAGGCCGGGGAGGTGGTCGCTGGCGTACCACAGCGTGTTGCTGCGGCTGTCGTACCACGGCGTGCGCTCGTTGCCGGGGCTGTTCACGGGGCGCCCCAGCGGATGCACATCCTCCGCGCGGCCCTGCACGAGGCGGGCCTGCCAGATGTCGCTGCCGCCCTCGCCGCCGGGCCGGTCGCTCACGAAGAGCAGCATCTCACGCCCATCCCAGCGCGCCACCATGGGCTGTGTGCTGTGGTCCTCGCCCAAACCGGGCAGGGGCTTCGCTTCGCCATAGCCGCCACCGGGCAGCACCTCCGCGATGTGGATGCGGCAGGGCATCCCCGCCAGGCAGCGCGTGAAGAAGAACCAGCGGCCATCGAGGCTCCAGGCCGCGTTGCCATTGTCGCCCGCAGCGTTGATGCTTTGGGGCAAGGGTTCAGGTTCGGCCCACCCATCGCCCCGGGGCATGGCGCGCAACACCACCGTGCGGTAGGCCGCGGTATCGACCACTTCGCCTTCCTTGTTCAGTTCGCCGCGCAGGCTGCTGAAGTGCAGTGCG is a window from the Flavobacteriales bacterium genome containing:
- a CDS encoding DUF1573 domain-containing protein: MVAFIVLAFIGTAELQGQSLEQWTAWGDAAMARGEYYGASRFFAGALGVDGGRMALQWKMAEACRLSHQYDKAAELYERIQRKDQGRTMPDALRWLGEMQLCTGQYDEAVRTWERVLRREKDKGSATAQRARNAMEGCAMAKQLQARPAEEVLEHLPPPVNTYDSEFGARMGPDSALHFSSLRGELNKEGEVVDTAAYRTVVLRAMPRGDGWAEPEPLPQSINAAGDNGNAAWSLDGRWFFFTRCLAGMPCRIHIAEVLPGGGYGEAKPLPGLGEDHSTQPMVARWDGREMLLFVSDRPGGEGGSDIWQARLVQGRAEDVHPLGRPVNSPGNERTPWYDSRSNTLWYASDHLPGLGGYDIFSASFGNDVFAQPVHAGVPVNSPANDLYPTLHHVRGELWLTSNRVGSLAAKGETCCNDLYRLRLPKEAAVDTLIASAPAAAVAMDHLQDIRSRFPLKLYFHNDDPEPRSWSTTTPQDYATTYRRYRGLIPEYEREGEVEELRDFFRDQVDNGFLELAKLTIALREALEAGLSITLDVRGHASPLAKSDYNLNLSMRRIASLRNHLRHVDQGVLRPYLDGQAANGARLTIRTLPFGEDRSATDVSDDLGDLRRSVYSVAAASERRIEIEAIDWGGGRDVGGVEEQRVDIGRVRQGQGKEVDFLVTNRGTRSMRLLDVKADCGCTTAQLPQGDIAPGASVTVTMTFDGHAPVGALRRTVIVRGNGTPERFELTIEGEVMP